One genomic segment of Hordeum vulgare subsp. vulgare chromosome 2H, MorexV3_pseudomolecules_assembly, whole genome shotgun sequence includes these proteins:
- the LOC123426321 gene encoding vacuolar protein sorting-associated protein 45 homolog isoform X1 — protein sequence MVLIPLIRDYIDRMLQDISGMKVLILDPQTVGMVSVVYSQSDLLRKEVFLVETVDDASSSRASMAHLKAVYFLRPSSDNVQKLRRHLSAPRFAECHLFFSNILKIPQIQVLADSDEQEVVQQIQEFYADFCAIDPFHFTLNIHNNHIYMLPTVVDPPGMQSFCDRAVDGIASVFLALKRRPVIRYQRTSDVAKRIAQETTRLMYEQESGLFDFRRTENSSLLLVIDRRDDPVTPLLNQWTYQAMVHELIGIENNKVDLKEFANVPKDQQEVVLSAVQDDFYRVNMFENFGDLGMNVKRMVDDFQHLSKSSQNFQSIDDMAKFVTNYPEYRKTHGNVTKHVALVSEMSRMVEERKLMQVSQTEQELACASGQAAAFEAVTSLLNNESVSDIDRLRLVMLYALRYEKESPVQLMQLFNKLASRSAKYKSGLVQFLLKQAGVDKRTGDLYGNRDLLNIARNMARGLKGVENVYTQHQPLIFQTMEGIVKGRLRDADYPLVGNHFQQGRPQDVVIFIVGGTTYEEARSVALYNAANPGVRFFLGGSVVLNSKRFLENLGEAQRISKSSTLL from the exons ATGGTGCTGATCCCTCTCATCCGGGATTACATCGACCGCATGCTCCAGGACATCTCCGGCATGAAGGTCCTCATCCTCGACCCCCAAACC GTGGGGATGGTTAGCGTAGTGTACAGCCAGTCGGATCTCCTGCGGAAAGAGGTGTTTCTCGTGGAGACGGTCGACGATGCCTCCAGCTCCAGGGCGTCCATGGCGCACCTAAAGGCCGTCTACTTCCTCCGCCCGTCCTCTGACAACGTCCAGAAGCttcgccgccacctctctgcgcCGCGATTTGCCGAGTGCCACCTCT TCTTCTCCAATATATTGAAGATTCCACAGATTCAAGTGCTTGCCGATTCTGATGAGCAGGAGGTTGTGCAGCAAATTCAG GAGTTCTATGCTGACTTTTGTGCCATTGATCCTTTCCATTTTACTCTGAATATACACAATAACCACATCTACATGCTTCCAACGGTGGTTGATCCTCCTGGTATGCAAAGCTTCTGCGATCGAGCTGTTGACGGCATCGCTTCTGTCTTCCTGGCTCTGAAGCGTCGCCCTGTTATTAGATACCAAAGGACATCAGATGTTGCAAAAAGGATTGCACAAGAAACTACG AGGTTGATGTATGAGCAGGAAAGTGGCCTGTTTGATTTTAGACGAACTGAAAACTCTTCCTTGTTATTGGTGATTGACAGAAGGGATGATCCTGTTACTCCGTTACTTAATCAGTGGACATATCAG GCAATGGTCCATGAGCTTATTGGAATTGAGAACAACAAAGTTGATCTGAAGGAGTTTGCTAATGTCCCTAAAGACCAGCAG GAGGTTGTTCTATCAGCGGTACAAGACGACTTTTATAGAGTGAACATGTTCGAGAATTTTGGTGACCTTGGTATGAATGTCAAAAGAATGGTAGATGACTTTCAACATCTTTCAAAAAGCAGCCAGAATTTTCAGAGTATAG ATGACATGGCAAAATTTGTGACCAACTATCCTGAATATCGAAAGACACATGGAAATGTGACAAAGCATGTTGCTTTGGTAAGCGAGATGAGCAGAATGGTGGAGGAAAGGAAGCTTATGCAAGTTTCGCAGACGGAACAAGAGCTAGCATGCGCAAGCGGACAAGCAGCAGCCTTTGAG GCTGTTACTTCCTTACTTAACAATGAAAGTGTATCTGATATTGACCGTTTGCGACTTGTAATGCTCTATGCTTTGCGGTATGAAAAAGAGAGTCcagttcagctgatgcagcttttCAACAAATTGGCTTCTCGCTCTGCTAAATACAAGTCAGGG CTTGTTCAATTCCTGCTTAAGCAGGCTGGTGTTGATAAAAGAACAGGCGACTTGTATGGGAACCGTGACCTATTAAATATTGCTCGCAACATGGCTCGTGGACTTAAG GGTGTTGAGAATGTATACACCCAACACCAGCCTCTGATCTTCCAAACAATGGAAGGAATTGTCAAGGGGCGATTACGGGATGCTGACTATCCACTTGTTGGCAACCATTTCCAGCAGGGCAG GCCTCAAGATGTTGTGATATTCATCGTTGGTGGGACAACGTATGAGGAAGCAAGATCAGTGGCCCTTTATAATGCAGCAAATCCTGGAGTTCGTTTCTTCCTTGGAGGTTCAGTGGTTCTAAATTCAAAGAG ATTTCTTGAAAACCTGGGGGAGGCCCAAAGAATATCGAAGTCTAGCACTCTATTATGA
- the LOC123426321 gene encoding vacuolar protein sorting-associated protein 45 homolog isoform X2 — protein sequence MVSVVYSQSDLLRKEVFLVETVDDASSSRASMAHLKAVYFLRPSSDNVQKLRRHLSAPRFAECHLFFSNILKIPQIQVLADSDEQEVVQQIQEFYADFCAIDPFHFTLNIHNNHIYMLPTVVDPPGMQSFCDRAVDGIASVFLALKRRPVIRYQRTSDVAKRIAQETTRLMYEQESGLFDFRRTENSSLLLVIDRRDDPVTPLLNQWTYQAMVHELIGIENNKVDLKEFANVPKDQQEVVLSAVQDDFYRVNMFENFGDLGMNVKRMVDDFQHLSKSSQNFQSIDDMAKFVTNYPEYRKTHGNVTKHVALVSEMSRMVEERKLMQVSQTEQELACASGQAAAFEAVTSLLNNESVSDIDRLRLVMLYALRYEKESPVQLMQLFNKLASRSAKYKSGLVQFLLKQAGVDKRTGDLYGNRDLLNIARNMARGLKGVENVYTQHQPLIFQTMEGIVKGRLRDADYPLVGNHFQQGRPQDVVIFIVGGTTYEEARSVALYNAANPGVRFFLGGSVVLNSKRFLENLGEAQRISKSSTLL from the exons ATGGTTAGCGTAGTGTACAGCCAGTCGGATCTCCTGCGGAAAGAGGTGTTTCTCGTGGAGACGGTCGACGATGCCTCCAGCTCCAGGGCGTCCATGGCGCACCTAAAGGCCGTCTACTTCCTCCGCCCGTCCTCTGACAACGTCCAGAAGCttcgccgccacctctctgcgcCGCGATTTGCCGAGTGCCACCTCT TCTTCTCCAATATATTGAAGATTCCACAGATTCAAGTGCTTGCCGATTCTGATGAGCAGGAGGTTGTGCAGCAAATTCAG GAGTTCTATGCTGACTTTTGTGCCATTGATCCTTTCCATTTTACTCTGAATATACACAATAACCACATCTACATGCTTCCAACGGTGGTTGATCCTCCTGGTATGCAAAGCTTCTGCGATCGAGCTGTTGACGGCATCGCTTCTGTCTTCCTGGCTCTGAAGCGTCGCCCTGTTATTAGATACCAAAGGACATCAGATGTTGCAAAAAGGATTGCACAAGAAACTACG AGGTTGATGTATGAGCAGGAAAGTGGCCTGTTTGATTTTAGACGAACTGAAAACTCTTCCTTGTTATTGGTGATTGACAGAAGGGATGATCCTGTTACTCCGTTACTTAATCAGTGGACATATCAG GCAATGGTCCATGAGCTTATTGGAATTGAGAACAACAAAGTTGATCTGAAGGAGTTTGCTAATGTCCCTAAAGACCAGCAG GAGGTTGTTCTATCAGCGGTACAAGACGACTTTTATAGAGTGAACATGTTCGAGAATTTTGGTGACCTTGGTATGAATGTCAAAAGAATGGTAGATGACTTTCAACATCTTTCAAAAAGCAGCCAGAATTTTCAGAGTATAG ATGACATGGCAAAATTTGTGACCAACTATCCTGAATATCGAAAGACACATGGAAATGTGACAAAGCATGTTGCTTTGGTAAGCGAGATGAGCAGAATGGTGGAGGAAAGGAAGCTTATGCAAGTTTCGCAGACGGAACAAGAGCTAGCATGCGCAAGCGGACAAGCAGCAGCCTTTGAG GCTGTTACTTCCTTACTTAACAATGAAAGTGTATCTGATATTGACCGTTTGCGACTTGTAATGCTCTATGCTTTGCGGTATGAAAAAGAGAGTCcagttcagctgatgcagcttttCAACAAATTGGCTTCTCGCTCTGCTAAATACAAGTCAGGG CTTGTTCAATTCCTGCTTAAGCAGGCTGGTGTTGATAAAAGAACAGGCGACTTGTATGGGAACCGTGACCTATTAAATATTGCTCGCAACATGGCTCGTGGACTTAAG GGTGTTGAGAATGTATACACCCAACACCAGCCTCTGATCTTCCAAACAATGGAAGGAATTGTCAAGGGGCGATTACGGGATGCTGACTATCCACTTGTTGGCAACCATTTCCAGCAGGGCAG GCCTCAAGATGTTGTGATATTCATCGTTGGTGGGACAACGTATGAGGAAGCAAGATCAGTGGCCCTTTATAATGCAGCAAATCCTGGAGTTCGTTTCTTCCTTGGAGGTTCAGTGGTTCTAAATTCAAAGAG ATTTCTTGAAAACCTGGGGGAGGCCCAAAGAATATCGAAGTCTAGCACTCTATTATGA